ACGCTTTGCCACAGCGGAATCCGCGCAAGCGGTGGTCATCGCTTTCCAAGCGGATATGTTCGACTTTGATCACGAGAAACCGGTCTGCACTGCGAGCAACCGCACCGATTGCGATGGCTTCCGCTCGCTGCGCGATCTGATCAAGCACAAAGCCGAACAATTCAAGAAACCGGTTCTCATTATTCACGGCGACACCGCAGCGTATTGCCTGCACCAGCCCTACCCTGGCATTCCCAATCTTTGGCGCCTGAATGCGCCGGGCGATTACAAATACATCGACGCGAGTCTGGTGGCATTCGATCCGGAAAACAAAGACACGCCCTTTACCGTAACCGGTCTGTTGGACCGAAAACCCGCTCCGGCGATCTGTGACGACAACTTGCTCAGCTTATCCCGGTATGTTCCCCTTCAAACTTTAAAAGCACTTTTATCATGATTGTCAGCATGACCGGCTACGCCGCCGCAACCCAAGAAATGCCGTACGGATCGTTCAATCTGGAAATCCGTTCGGTCAATAACCGCTATCTCGACCTCCAGCTCCGTCTACCGGATGATTTTCGCAAGCTGGAACCGGCTATGCGCGAACTGCTGACGAAACAACTCAGCCGCGGTAAAGTCGAATGCCGCCTGAATTTTTCCCCGTCGGCGAACACGGAAAATTCACAGCAGCTCGATCAGGCTTTGCTGGAAAAATTGCTGCAACTGGAACAAACCATCAAAACACGCCACCCCGCCGCACCTTCGTTATCGGTGGCGGAAATCCTGAAATGGCCCGGCATGCTTGGGAGCGACACGGCACCCGGCGAGGAATCCGATGCAATCGGCATGACCTTGCTACAAACCGCATTGAATGACTTAAAAGCCGCGCGGATACGCGAAGGCGACAAACTGAAATCCGTTTTGCTGGAACGAATCAAGCAAATGCGCCAATTACTGCAATCCGCTTCCCCGCGCATCCCGGCGCTGATCGCCACTTTCGAGGAAAAACTGCGCACCCGGCTGGAAGAAATTCTTGGTACACAGGAAAACGAACGCATCCACCAGGAAATCACCCTATTCGCCAGCAAAATCGACGTCGACGAAGAACTCTCACGCCTGCAAGCACATCTGGACGAAGTCGAACGCATCATCAATAAAGGCGGCGCCGTCGGCAAACAACTCGATTTCATGATGCAGGAACTACATCGCGAAGCCAACACCATCGGCTCAAAATCGGTCGATCTGGAAATTACGCGGATTTCGATGGAATTGAAGGTGATTATCGAGCAAATGCGCGAGCAGGTGCAGAATATTGAGTGATGGAGTTAACCTTCATCATGTTTGACAAAAATCCAAGTCCATGACAATCGAACACAGCTCAACGATTGAAACCGCATGCCGACTTATAACTACAAGGGATTTCGTTCGTGCGTCACACATAATTTCATCTGAATATCCTTTTTGTCCATCTCAAAATCCTGGTCGAAATTATACGCCTACTGTTATGACCAAAATTTTCTTACGAGATGGCTTCATTGATCGTTACCGAGGTACAAAACTCGTATTTCCACCGGTGCTTCGGCTCTTGTCACATTATCTGCCAGCAGAATTTCCGTATCATAAAAATGGAAAGATGAGCGAAGGACATATGGCGTATTGGGAGCTTTTCCCAACCATTGATCACATCGTGCCAGTAGCCAGAGGAGGCTCCGACTCAGAGGATAACTATGTATGCTGTTCCATGCTCACAAACAGTATTAAATCAAACTGGACTCTTGAGCAATTACAGTGGCGTCTTCTCCCAGAAGGGGATCTCACTAAATGGGACGGCTTGCTGAGTTGGTTTTTGCACCAAGCAAAAGCAGATCCCGCAGTGTTGGGAAATGCCTATATTAAGAGATGGCATGCAGCCGCTTCCAAGCTTGTACAAAAGAATTAAGACTACGGCCAGCACATAACCCATACCTGGGTGAATAGCACCTAGCAGTAATACTCATCAGACCCTTACTTAGCCAGCACTTCGATTGCAGACGTATACTTCAACCCCAAATCCCGCGCCACCGCTTCATACGTCAAGCGGCCTTGAAAAACATTCAGCCCGTTGCGCAAATGTACATCGTCCGTCAGTGCTTTGCGATAGCCTTTATTGGCCAGCGCCAGCACAAACGGTAAGGTTGCGTTATTCAAGGCAAACGTAGAAGTTCTGGCAACTGCGCCGGGCATGTTGGAAACGCAGTAATGCACCACACCATCGACGGTGAAAATGGGATTGGCCAGCGTGGTCGGTTTGGAGGTCTCGAAACAGCCGCCTTGGTCGATGGCGACGTCGACCAGCACGGCGCCGCGATTCATGCGGCTGACCATTTCCCGGGTCACCAGTTTGGGAGCAGCGCCTCCGGGAACCAGCACCGCGCCGATGACCAGATCGGCGTTTGACACATGTTCTTCGACGGCGTCCACGGTCGAAAATACGGTATTGATTCTCGAGCCGTATTGAAAATCCAATTGCTGCAAGCGGTGGATCGATTTATCCAGCACGGTGACATGCGCTTCGACGCCCATCGCAATGCGGGCGGCGTTGGTGCCGACGACACCGCCGCCGATCACAACGACGCGCGCGGCGGGCACGCCGGACACGCCGCCCAGCAGCATGCCGCGGCCGCCTTGATCCAGCTCCAGCGCGTGCGCCCCGGCTTGAATCGCCATGCGGCCCGCTACTTCGCTCATCGGCGCCAGCAACGGCAAGC
The DNA window shown above is from Nitrosomonas sp. Is35 and carries:
- a CDS encoding YicC/YloC family endoribonuclease, with protein sequence MIVSMTGYAAATQEMPYGSFNLEIRSVNNRYLDLQLRLPDDFRKLEPAMRELLTKQLSRGKVECRLNFSPSANTENSQQLDQALLEKLLQLEQTIKTRHPAAPSLSVAEILKWPGMLGSDTAPGEESDAIGMTLLQTALNDLKAARIREGDKLKSVLLERIKQMRQLLQSASPRIPALIATFEEKLRTRLEEILGTQENERIHQEITLFASKIDVDEELSRLQAHLDEVERIINKGGAVGKQLDFMMQELHREANTIGSKSVDLEITRISMELKVIIEQMREQVQNIE
- a CDS encoding HNH endonuclease domain-containing protein; amino-acid sequence: MTKIFLRDGFIDRYRGTKLVFPPVLRLLSHYLPAEFPYHKNGKMSEGHMAYWELFPTIDHIVPVARGGSDSEDNYVCCSMLTNSIKSNWTLEQLQWRLLPEGDLTKWDGLLSWFLHQAKADPAVLGNAYIKRWHAAASKLVQKN
- the ald gene encoding alanine dehydrogenase, translating into MRIGVPKEIKIHESRVGLTPATVRELVAHGHHVMVQKNAGMQIDLSDDKYRNAGAEIVDAPQEIYAKADLIVKVKEPQASELPLLREGQVLFTYLHLAPDPVQTKALMNSGCIAIAYETVTDSFGGLPLLAPMSEVAGRMAIQAGAHALELDQGGRGMLLGGVSGVPAARVVVIGGGVVGTNAARIAMGVEAHVTVLDKSIHRLQQLDFQYGSRINTVFSTVDAVEEHVSNADLVIGAVLVPGGAAPKLVTREMVSRMNRGAVLVDVAIDQGGCFETSKPTTLANPIFTVDGVVHYCVSNMPGAVARTSTFALNNATLPFVLALANKGYRKALTDDVHLRNGLNVFQGRLTYEAVARDLGLKYTSAIEVLAK